Within Myceligenerans xiligouense, the genomic segment ATGAGCGGCGTCGTCGGCACGATCTCACCCGGCTCGAAGCCGTGGATCAGGTAGACCTCGTCCGACCATGCCCACTCCCCCGTGGCGAGATCGAGCCGATACCGGCCCACCGGTGGCCTGCTCCCCCCGTCGAGCGCCTGCTCGACTTTTCCCTCGAGTGGCGATGCACCCGCAGGCTGCACAGAGGTCACGATTCCTCCTGGGATGAACTCGTGAAGACGTCCGGAACACTCGCACAGAACAGTACGACATTCACAACACCCCGAGCGTATCCGAATCCGGCCCGCATTCTCACCCCACGGGCAGGGTCAGGTCCCCGCGCCGGGCCGGAAGACCTGCGCCGCCTGTTCGTGTGCCCGGCGTCAGCTCATCGTGGTCAGCAGTTCGCGGCACGCCGACTCGCAGGCTCGGCACGCCTCCGCGCACACGCGGCAGTGCTCGTGCATGCCCGCGTGCCGCTCGCACTCGTCCCCGCACGCCTGACAGGCCGTGATGCAGGCGTCCAGCACCGACCGGCTGATGTTCGCGTCGTAGGCGGTGTGCCGGGACAGCACGCGAGCCGTGGTCTCGCAGATGTCGGCGCAGTCCAGGTTGGTGCGGATGCACTTGCGCAGGTCGGCCACCGAGTCCTCGCTGAGACAGGCGTCCGCGCAGGCGGTGCAGGCCTGGGCGCACTCGACGATCCGGTCGATGACGCCCGCAAGTTGTGTGCGGTCGAGGTTGATGGACTTCGGGTAGGTCTCCACCATCGTGGTCGTCTTCATCGCTGCTCCTCGCGTGGGTGGAGCGGCGGGGCGCCAGCCACGCCGCCGGGGTCCCCTCCACGCTAGGAAGCGGGCCGGTCACTCGCATCAGCGGCACGCACACCCTGGTCGCGGCACGGACGGCGTACGACGACGGCGGTGGGTGCGGTGCATAGCCTGCGCGCCGGCGGGTACCGGACCAGCGACATCCGCGCGCGGCTTGCGCGGCACGCTCCGTCGCCGGGACGCACCGGGCCGGCTCCAGCAGAGGAAGGCACCATGAGCGAACAGCACGCACGTCGCGAGAGCGCCGAACAGCAGAACGCGCGGCATCAGGACGGCGGACACCAGGACGCCTCGGAACACTCCCGGGCCATGTACCTGCGCTTCGCGGCGATGATCCTCACCGGCATGGTCGTCATGTACTTCACGATGTTCGTGGGCTCCTGGGAGTGGAGTCACGTGCGCTTCAGCGAGAGCCGCGTCTTCATGGCGCTCACCATGGGCGGCGCGATGGGACTGGTCATGCTCGCGTGGATGCTGAACATGTACCGCAGCGTCAAGGCCAACATCGCCGTCGTTGCCGTCAGCGCCCTGCTGCTCGCCGGCGGGGCGTTCCTGGACCGCAGCCAGATCACCGTGCAAGATACGGCGTTCATGAGCGGGATGATCCCCCACCACTCGCTGGCCATCACCCGGTCGGAACGGTCAGAACTGAACGACGTGCGGGTCTGCGAACTCGCCGTCGAGATCAGCGAGGCGCAGCGGCGGGAGATCTCCGAGATGGAATGGCTGATCGAGGACATCCGGCGGAACGGGCCGGCCACCAGCGCCGAGGAGGCGGAGGCGCGGGCGGTGCCGGAGTTTGGGGAGGGGGCTGATCGGAGGTGCTGAGTGGAGAACCTCGGATGACGGACGCGCCGCCCACCCGCTGCCACCATGCGAAAATCTTCAATGCGTCTGCCAATACCAGAGACCGCCATCTCAGCTCGTACCATCCAGCCAAGACTGAAGGACGCGCGCCCGCCGCCGAGCTAACCACTTGCCACCCAGGAAAGCGTACTGGCCCCACGCCGTCAGCGTGCGGGTTCCTTCTTCTTCAGAATCACAGGAACCCATAGACTCATAAACCAAAAGATGTCATGCGGTTCCTGCGAAATGCGTACGTCCGCTCCCGGCTCGACACGATCCGATCCGCGCGGAAATCGGAAAATGGTAACCCCTCCGCCCCGTTCTGAAACTATACGCAGACGAAAAGCAATGAAAATCACCAGGCAAGCCAGCCCAAGCGAAGGGATGACCGAGATCAGCGACACTGGGTGCGTCACCACATCAGGAGCCAGAAGAATCCCAATTGCGCCAAACAACGCCCCCATGGCAATAAATGCGGCGGAACCACAACGAAACCTGATCGGAGATCCCCCGGGCTATTCCGGATCGGGTTACCGCAGCCCGTTCCACCCCGAATTCTGTTCGCAAGAGTTCTTGCGCCGCCGCCCCAGAGCACCCTCCCCGGGAAACAACGTTACAGACTGCTGCCATCTGGTCATTTCCCCTGAATGCCCGGCTGTCGGCCGACGCCATCCCCCGGTTCAATTTCATGGTATCTCTCGTTGTCGATCCCACGACCCACCGCGCCTCCCGGAAGCGGGCCCGTGCGCCATCTGCCGAACCTTGCCTCCCGCCAGCATCCCAGCAGGTCACGACCTCACCAGCTCATGACCCGGCCCGCGCCGCTGAATAGCGCTGTCAGTCTTCGAGTGGCTGGTCTGGGATCGGCTGGTCAGGCTGGCGTCGTCCCGTCCGGTGCGCGTGGCTCGAATAACGCTTGGCCGCCGAGGCGTTCCTCGGCGTGCTCTGTTAGAGATCCGCGTGCCGGGCGGGCCGGCGTCGGTCTGGCCCACCTCGATGACCTGATCAGAAGCATGTCCGATCCCTTGCGGGGTCGTGACCCTTAACAGTGATGTCCCGCGGTGACTCCTACCCAGACCGACGCCGGCCACGACGTCCGTCCAGCTGAAGGAGAACATCGCAGTGTCCATGCTCGCAGAAACCACCCCCGCGACGCCGACCGTCGCCGAGGCGTACATGTTCGTCATCGGGGTCGACACTCACGCCCGCGCCCACGTCTACTCCGTGATCGAATCGAGCACCGGCGCCGTGGTCGACACCCAGTCGTTCCCACCAGCCCTGCCGGGCTCGCCCGCGCGTCGACGTGGATCGCTCGCCGTACCGTCGACACGCCCGAGGCGGTCCTGATCAGCATGGAAGGGACCGGATCTTACGGGCGGCTGGCGACCGCGCACCTTGCCGGGCTCGGATACCGCGTCGTGGAGGCACTGACCCCGGCGCGCGGCAAGGGCCGCGCGCCAAGACGGACGAACTCGACGCCCAGCGTGCTGCTCGGGACGTCCTCGGGCTTCCCGCTGACCAGCTGCGTGACCACCGCGCTGGAGCCGTCGCCGGGGCGCTGCAGGTGCTGACTTCGACCCGGGACCGGCTGACCACCGAACGCACCGCACAGGTCAACGCCCTGACCGGACTCCTGCGTACCCACGGCTTCGGCCTGGACGCCTGCGGCCCCCTCACCGCCGCCCAGATCCGCACCGTCAAGAGCTGGTGCACCCGAACCGAACCACTCGACCAGCACGTCGCCCGCGCCGAGGCCGTCCGTCTCGCGGCCCGCGTCACCGACCTCGACGAGCAACTCAAGGACAACGAGCGGACCCTACGAGACCTGGTCACGCAGCATGCTCCTGACCTGCTGGCTGAGCCCGGCATCGGACCGTACTGCGCCGCGGTCATCCTCACGGCCTGGGCCTACCCGGGCCGAGTCCGCTCCGAGGCCGCGTTCGCCCGCCTCGCCGGCACCGCGCCCATCCCTGCCTCATCCGGCAACCACGCCGAGCGCCACCGCCTGGATCGCGGAGGCGACCGGCGACTGAACAAAGCCCTGCACATCGCCGCCCTCGTCCGCATGCTCATCCACGACGAGACCCGCTCCTACGTGCGCAAACGCACCACAGAAGGCCGAACCCACCGCGAGATCCGCCGACAGATCAAGCGCTACCTCACCCGCAGAATCCACAGACTCCTGACCAGGAAAACGCCCTCGCCCTCCCAGCTTGACAGACATAGAAGCGCCTCTAAGACGTCGTCAAACGAGCCATTCAATAGCCCCTCCTAGGACCAGGGCATCGATAGCGGTCTCTGCGCCGTCGAACCTCCCCAAGCGACTGGATACAGCGTACACAGTACCCTTCGCGTCCATGCCGAGCAGAAACCTGCCGTCCTCGAGCTCACCGATAGGAGAGAGCGGCTCGACTACCAACCGCCCCCACTCCGCAAAGCGGTCCTCCTCGCCAATGCAGAGCAGGGGATCAAACACCAGCGCACCCCGGAACCGCGCAACACCTGGGCCACCTTCGGGAACTGCAAGGCCACCGAATTCTGCCAGGAACGCTTCCGCCGCCGCATTGATACTGAATCCATCATTCTCCAACGCTAATCGCCACTTAATCGTGTCAACGACCCGCCCCTCAGTCCATCCAGCACGCCGAAGGGTACGCATTGTTTCGTTCGAAATCATCTAGACTTCCCTTACTCGCCAGTCACGAAGTTTAGGTCGAACTCATTAACCAACGGTCGACAGCTGGGACAAGGACCGATTCCCAATCCGTGTTTAGGGTGGTCAACTCGAGCGCGAACGAGGACCGCAGCGACATCGGCGCGAGTCGGATCGATCCCATTGTCCAGAGCGTCCGACAAGCACTGAGCAAGCCCGCAGTGACCATGCCCGGCGCCCCGCTCGCCAGCGGGGATACGATCCAGGATCACAGTGATTCTCGAGTTGAGCGCCGGCGCATCGCCAACCTTGCTTCCGTACGCGATCGTGCCACCTTGTGGCAGTCCGATTGCCTCCGCCACCGTGGCCCTCGCCCTGCCAGGGCGAATCGGGGCGAGCTCGTTCGCCTTGCCCATCGCTGCGGCGAGCGCATCACCCTTAGCACCCGCCTTTCCTGCCTTCAGAGTACCGAAGACACCCTTGGCAGCCAGTCCGCCGTAGCCGGTAAAGAGCGTCAAACCGATTTCAAGCCCTACGAAGACGCAGCCCCCGTCCTTGCCGCCCTGGTAGAAGCAGTTGCTCCAGTCAGAGACGGTGAAGGCCGCAATGATTGGGTGGTCGGTCTCGAAATCACGTAGCCAATCCGGTCGGTTGTCTGGGTACACCGTGGGCTGGACCCCGGTGGGAATTCCCCAGCATCCCGGGCACTCCTGAGGGCCGAGGACCCAGTCTGATCCGTTCCAGATAAGGTTGTCGGACGTGACGATGATGACAACCTCATCGGTGGTACCGCTTGGGCCGTCAGAGGCGCCAGATCCTCCGTCGTTGCCTCCTCCGTTTGCGTTGCTGCCGCTTCCAGAGTCGCCACCGCCGGATCCTCCGTTCCCACGGTCGGGCCCGGCTTGTCCTCCAGGAGCATCGGGGATGGTGAAGGTGAGACCTGTGGGGTCGCTGTAGGTGACCGGGTTGTTGTTTGAGTAGGCGTAGCCGTGCCATTGCTGGGGTTCGGTCAGGTCCATGACCGGGTCGACGCTCAGGAATCTGCCGAGGGTTTCGTCGTACCAGCGTGCTCCGACCAGGGTGTAACCCGTCGACGCGTCGCGGGTCTTGCCCAGGAAGCGGTGGTCACCCGGGAGCTGGTCCGCACTGCGGGCGGTGCCGTAGGGGGTGGTGTGGTGGCGTACGACCTTTTCGGTGGCCCAGTCCGTGTTCGGGATCGAGACCAGCGGGGTGCCGTGATGGTCGGCGACCAGGGAGGACACGTTTTTCATGCCCTTGCCCGTGCGGACCGCGACGGTCTGTCCCGCGAACGTGTAGTAGCGGGCCGCGGACACCTCACCGGCCGCATCCACCGTGACCTCCTGCCCG encodes:
- a CDS encoding four-helix bundle copper-binding protein; amino-acid sequence: MKTTTMVETYPKSINLDRTQLAGVIDRIVECAQACTACADACLSEDSVADLRKCIRTNLDCADICETTARVLSRHTAYDANISRSVLDACITACQACGDECERHAGMHEHCRVCAEACRACESACRELLTTMS
- a CDS encoding DUF305 domain-containing protein, whose product is MSEQHARRESAEQQNARHQDGGHQDASEHSRAMYLRFAAMILTGMVVMYFTMFVGSWEWSHVRFSESRVFMALTMGGAMGLVMLAWMLNMYRSVKANIAVVAVSALLLAGGAFLDRSQITVQDTAFMSGMIPHHSLAITRSERSELNDVRVCELAVEISEAQRREISEMEWLIEDIRRNGPATSAEEAEARAVPEFGEGADRRC
- a CDS encoding SUKH-3 domain-containing protein; amino-acid sequence: MISNETMRTLRRAGWTEGRVVDTIKWRLALENDGFSINAAAEAFLAEFGGLAVPEGGPGVARFRGALVFDPLLCIGEEDRFAEWGRLVVEPLSPIGELEDGRFLLGMDAKGTVYAVSSRLGRFDGAETAIDALVLGGAIEWLV
- a CDS encoding RHS repeat-associated core domain-containing protein, with protein sequence MVSYEYEEGTRRLEGIALDRERVSGTDLDVTYTYDEVGNILSQTDVPGVEGLEADGQCFAYDGLNRLTEAWTPVVSGSTADCAAPKDVATLAGPAPYWDSWSFEGNGNRQEWVHRTLDGTTTTAYEYDPASPHQVTGVTVDAPSATITEAFTYDQAGNTTGRTTVTEGSAATSTGETETRTATQGLDFDVESELAGTTTDTTLSVQPADPECEVPDGEDPETWCDGQTGTGGEPTVTDEGTIATENIYSADGDRLVRITRAAASSGGTPLVTGVTAYVGGGQEVTVDAAGEVSAARYYTFAGQTVAVRTGKGMKNVSSLVADHHGTPLVSIPNTDWATEKVVRHHTTPYGTARSADQLPGDHRFLGKTRDASTGYTLVGARWYDETLGRFLSVDPVMDLTEPQQWHGYAYSNNNPVTYSDPTGLTFTIPDAPGGQAGPDRGNGGSGGGDSGSGSNANGGGNDGGSGASDGPSGTTDEVVIIVTSDNLIWNGSDWVLGPQECPGCWGIPTGVQPTVYPDNRPDWLRDFETDHPIIAAFTVSDWSNCFYQGGKDGGCVFVGLEIGLTLFTGYGGLAAKGVFGTLKAGKAGAKGDALAAAMGKANELAPIRPGRARATVAEAIGLPQGGTIAYGSKVGDAPALNSRITVILDRIPAGERGAGHGHCGLAQCLSDALDNGIDPTRADVAAVLVRARVDHPKHGLGIGPCPSCRPLVNEFDLNFVTGE